A genomic segment from candidate division TA06 bacterium encodes:
- a CDS encoding rubredoxin — MKKYRCTICDYIYDPAAGDPDSGIAPGTPFEKIPDTWVCPICQVDKSNFEPLD; from the coding sequence ATGAAAAAGTACCGCTGTACTATCTGCGATTACATCTACGATCCGGCCGCCGGTGATCCCGATTCCGGCATTGCCCCGGGGACCCCGTTCGAGAAGATCCCGGATACCTGGGTCTGCCCGATCTGCCAGGTGGACAAAAGCAACTTTGAACCTTTAGACTAA
- a CDS encoding zinc ribbon domain-containing protein: protein MYCPHCGTLNNPAAKRCTQCTGLLPELNKKSLWQQFYRPGQGLGCLLIIAALAISSLFIIIPQYRLYNMQVNLARESVVKSNMRQLRVALDQMAVEYDSYPASLDLESSKMDEPGMEYIYSVLRQLHNPFDQRDPAVGESEIEPPDWKAFKPGQIIYVPMDVSEGRAQGCAIYGVGKKGLLKEVLRSGF from the coding sequence ATGTACTGCCCGCACTGCGGCACCCTAAACAACCCCGCAGCCAAGCGCTGCACCCAATGCACCGGCCTTTTGCCCGAGCTTAACAAAAAAAGCCTCTGGCAGCAGTTCTACCGGCCGGGGCAGGGCCTGGGCTGTCTGCTGATCATCGCGGCCCTGGCCATCAGCAGCCTCTTCATCATCATTCCCCAATACCGGCTGTACAACATGCAGGTTAACCTGGCCCGGGAGTCCGTCGTCAAGAGCAACATGCGGCAGCTGCGGGTGGCCCTGGACCAGATGGCGGTGGAATACGACAGCTACCCGGCCAGCCTTGACTTGGAAAGCTCCAAGATGGATGAACCCGGCATGGAATACATCTACTCCGTCCTCCGGCAGTTACACAACCCATTTGACCAAAGGGATCCGGCAGTGGGCGAATCCGAGATCGAGCCCCCGGACTGGAAAGCCTTTAAACCCGGACAGATAATATACGTGCCCATGGATGTCAGCGAGGGCCGGGCCCAAGGCTGCGCGATATACGGGGTGGGCAAAAAGGGACTGCTGAAAGAAGTGCTGCGCAGCGGGTTTTGA
- a CDS encoding LemA family protein, with translation MIVVFLLLVIIGLLLVGVIGYLISIYNQLIQVKVNIDKAWGNIEVMEKQRFDEIPKLVKICEGYMQYEKETLQKVTEARTKFMEAKTPAGMAQASSDMAGALKTLFAVAENYPQLKADQNFVHLQGRVTALENQIADRREFYNESVAIFNTRIRQFPDMIVANMMGYMEREMYKVAEAEKKSPDIAFNMPK, from the coding sequence ATGATAGTTGTGTTCCTGCTGCTGGTCATCATCGGACTGCTGCTGGTGGGAGTCATCGGCTACCTGATCAGCATCTACAACCAGCTGATCCAGGTGAAGGTCAACATCGACAAGGCCTGGGGCAACATCGAGGTGATGGAGAAACAGCGCTTTGACGAGATCCCCAAGCTGGTCAAGATCTGCGAGGGCTACATGCAGTACGAAAAGGAGACCCTGCAGAAGGTGACCGAGGCCCGCACCAAGTTCATGGAAGCCAAGACCCCGGCCGGCATGGCCCAGGCCAGCTCGGACATGGCCGGAGCGCTAAAGACCCTGTTCGCGGTGGCCGAGAACTATCCCCAGCTTAAGGCCGACCAGAACTTCGTCCACCTGCAGGGCCGGGTGACCGCGCTGGAGAACCAGATCGCCGACCGCCGGGAGTTCTACAACGAGTCGGTGGCCATCTTCAACACCCGGATCCGCCAGTTCCCGGATATGATCGTGGCCAACATGATGGGCTACATGGAGCGCGAGATGTACAAGGTGGCCGAGGCCGAGAAGAAGTCACCGGACATTGCTTTCAACATGCCCAAATAG
- the mce gene encoding methylmalonyl-CoA epimerase: protein MQTSQIDHIGIAVKNIEEAAKLYTDLGLKIEGTEVVESQKVKVAFIGIGQSRIELLESTAPDGNIAKFIEAKGEGIHHLAVKVDNIEKALEELNAKGYQLIDKTPRIGAGGHKIAFLHPKATKGVLLELSQSH, encoded by the coding sequence ATGCAAACCTCACAGATCGATCACATCGGCATCGCGGTCAAGAACATCGAGGAAGCCGCCAAACTCTACACCGACCTGGGCCTGAAGATCGAGGGCACAGAAGTTGTCGAGAGCCAAAAGGTAAAAGTGGCCTTCATCGGCATCGGACAGAGCCGGATAGAACTGCTGGAATCCACCGCCCCGGACGGCAACATCGCCAAGTTCATCGAAGCCAAGGGCGAGGGTATCCATCACCTGGCGGTGAAAGTGGACAACATCGAAAAGGCGTTGGAAGAACTAAACGCCAAGGGATACCAGCTGATAGACAAAACCCCGCGGATCGGCGCCGGCGGACACAAGATAGCCTTCCTGCACCCCAAGGCCACCAAGGGCGTACTGCTGGAACTCTCTCAGAGCCATTAA
- a CDS encoding radical SAM protein translates to MNILQVNGKPELARVYIASLRNDQKYLVEFVDACSPVLGDRLKKWVIIVSTQLGCPVNCVMCDAGGGFRGNLSSDEMLGQVKTVVAENGLDPNSCAKFKVQFARMGEPALNSQVITALRELSALYPGVIPCIATIGPKDSSRWFSELLIVRDLFRDFQLQFSINSTDEALRNVIMPYPKMLLSQLADYGQAFYRPGQRKAVLNFALQPDWPLDAVELRRKFDPKYFAVKLTPTNPTATGRENGLDLNEDLGSINGKMEEKARDLERQGFLVIRSIGELEENRIGSNCGQAVRSFVDCMAV, encoded by the coding sequence ATGAACATCCTTCAAGTGAACGGCAAACCTGAACTGGCCCGGGTCTACATAGCCAGCCTTCGCAATGATCAGAAATACCTGGTGGAGTTCGTGGATGCCTGTTCCCCGGTCCTGGGCGACAGGCTGAAGAAGTGGGTGATCATCGTTTCCACCCAGCTGGGCTGTCCGGTGAACTGCGTGATGTGCGACGCCGGAGGCGGGTTCAGGGGCAACTTGAGTTCAGATGAAATGCTGGGGCAGGTCAAAACAGTAGTGGCCGAGAACGGGCTGGATCCCAACTCCTGCGCCAAGTTCAAGGTCCAGTTCGCCAGGATGGGCGAGCCGGCCCTAAATTCCCAGGTGATCACAGCGCTCCGCGAACTTTCCGCCCTGTATCCCGGAGTGATCCCCTGCATCGCCACCATCGGGCCCAAGGATTCCAGCCGCTGGTTCAGCGAACTGCTGATAGTGCGGGACCTGTTCCGGGATTTCCAACTGCAGTTCTCGATAAACTCTACCGATGAGGCTTTGCGCAATGTGATCATGCCTTATCCCAAGATGTTATTGAGCCAACTGGCAGATTACGGCCAGGCTTTTTACCGGCCGGGCCAGCGCAAGGCGGTGCTGAACTTTGCCCTGCAGCCCGATTGGCCGCTGGATGCGGTGGAACTGAGGAGGAAATTCGACCCAAAATATTTTGCGGTCAAGCTGACACCCACCAACCCCACCGCGACCGGCAGGGAGAATGGTCTGGATCTGAACGAGGACTTGGGCTCGATAAACGGCAAGATGGAGGAAAAGGCCCGGGACTTGGAACGGCAGGGGTTTTTGGTGATCAGATCCATCGGCGAGCTGGAGGAGAACAGGATAGGAAGCAACTGCGGCCAGGCGGTAAGAAGTTTTGTGGACTGCATGGCTGTATAG
- a CDS encoding sigma-70 family RNA polymerase sigma factor, translating to MEQQTDQALIEQTLAGDNQAFNLLVIRYQKAVYSSAARILRDHDLADEAAQETFVKAYFALKQYDDSYKFYTWILRICLNLCYDQLKKQKRLAPIDEALEHQGPDPAEIFANDDACRKIRKEIDKLPADQRMVVQLRVDKDLSYSEIGQALKIPIGTVMSRLSRARLALGKNLKEIL from the coding sequence TTGGAACAGCAAACCGATCAAGCGCTTATAGAACAGACCCTGGCCGGCGACAACCAGGCCTTTAACCTGTTGGTAATCCGTTACCAGAAGGCGGTTTACTCTTCGGCCGCTCGCATCCTGCGGGACCATGACCTGGCCGATGAGGCCGCCCAGGAAACCTTCGTCAAGGCCTATTTTGCCCTGAAACAGTACGACGACAGCTACAAGTTCTACACCTGGATCCTCCGAATATGCCTTAACCTCTGCTACGACCAGCTGAAGAAACAGAAAAGACTGGCTCCGATTGACGAGGCTTTGGAACACCAGGGCCCGGACCCGGCCGAGATTTTCGCCAACGACGATGCCTGCAGAAAGATAAGAAAAGAGATAGACAAACTGCCAGCAGACCAGAGGATGGTGGTTCAGTTACGGGTGGACAAGGACCTCTCTTATTCCGAGATCGGCCAGGCGCTGAAGATACCGATCGGGACCGTGATGTCACGGTTGTCCCGGGCCCGGCTGGCGCTGGGAAAAAATTTGAAGGAGATATTATAA
- a CDS encoding cysteine hydrolase translates to MKNTKTVLLVIDCQKYFFDPASPAYLPASKRLLPRVKKLVTLAQVRKWPVVFTIHGPSYSPGNLMLAKWRHLPKGKQCELQQDLNVPGKAKIIHKQHYSAFIGTGLEKYLKKRGIGRVVLCGAMTHLCVDTTARHAFMLGFQPVIVRDACCSKSPALHRAALLALGHGFAEVVSTREITGNFLSADVVLSESKHYAD, encoded by the coding sequence ATGAAAAACACTAAAACAGTCCTGCTGGTGATAGATTGCCAGAAATATTTCTTCGACCCGGCCTCACCGGCCTACCTGCCTGCATCCAAGAGACTACTGCCACGGGTGAAAAAGCTGGTCACTTTGGCGCAGGTCCGTAAATGGCCGGTGGTCTTCACCATCCATGGGCCGTCGTACAGTCCCGGGAACCTGATGCTTGCCAAATGGCGCCATTTGCCCAAGGGTAAACAATGTGAGCTTCAACAAGACTTGAACGTTCCGGGCAAGGCAAAGATCATTCACAAGCAGCATTACTCGGCCTTCATTGGAACGGGGCTGGAAAAATATCTGAAAAAGCGGGGTATTGGCCGGGTGGTGCTTTGCGGAGCTATGACCCATCTTTGCGTGGATACCACCGCTCGGCACGCCTTTATGCTGGGGTTCCAGCCTGTGATCGTCAGGGATGCCTGCTGCTCCAAAAGTCCGGCCCTGCACCGGGCGGCCCTGCTGGCGCTGGGACACGGCTTTGCGGAAGTTGTGAGTACAAGAGAAATAACCGGGAATTTCTTGTCCGCAGACGTTGTGCTGAGTGAGTCGAAGCATTACGCAGATTAA
- a CDS encoding DUF2807 domain-containing protein produces the protein MPYMVTILVFLWTALARAAAPEVQVRNTGDFSKLHFDGAYTVFVEQGQTCSVKIEAEPKLLAKVTTEVKNGTLRVDTKGRGWFGSCHNDREDIKVYITVKDLKAIDIDGSADITGKGKFVSDTMDLSISGSGDIILELETKVLETAISGAGYVKLTGIAKTFSAAIAGSGDIKALELITEKCEVSIAGSGDCQVNASQELEISIAGSGDVSYKGNPAKVSNSVSGSGEVKKVE, from the coding sequence ATGCCGTATATGGTAACCATCCTGGTCTTTTTATGGACCGCTTTGGCCCGCGCGGCCGCGCCGGAGGTCCAGGTCAGGAACACCGGGGATTTCAGCAAATTGCATTTCGACGGGGCCTATACCGTGTTCGTTGAGCAGGGCCAAACCTGCTCGGTCAAGATCGAGGCCGAGCCCAAACTGCTGGCCAAGGTTACCACCGAGGTCAAGAACGGAACGTTGAGGGTGGACACCAAAGGCCGCGGCTGGTTCGGTTCCTGCCATAACGACCGGGAAGACATCAAGGTCTACATCACGGTCAAGGACTTGAAAGCCATTGACATAGACGGATCGGCCGACATCACCGGCAAGGGAAAGTTCGTCAGCGATACCATGGATCTTTCGATCTCCGGGTCCGGGGACATCATTCTGGAGCTGGAAACCAAGGTGCTGGAAACCGCCATCTCAGGAGCGGGATATGTCAAGCTTACCGGCATCGCCAAAACCTTCAGCGCCGCCATCGCCGGCTCGGGGGACATCAAGGCTTTGGAGCTGATCACGGAAAAATGCGAGGTATCCATTGCCGGCTCGGGCGACTGCCAGGTGAACGCGTCACAGGAATTGGAGATCAGCATCGCCGGTAGCGGGGACGTGAGCTACAAGGGCAACCCGGCCAAGGTCAGCAACAGCGTCAGCGGGTCGGGCGAGGTGAAAAAGGTAGAGTGA
- a CDS encoding cupin domain-containing protein produces MITIETLDFNTAEKACKGVFSQPQALVNYLHLKQGQEVARHLANADMVYLIVLQGEGVFNFEERDHVMKHGQLAAVTRGTPMHITNRESEDLSFIVIKTPNPENK; encoded by the coding sequence ATGATAACCATAGAAACTTTGGATTTCAACACGGCGGAGAAGGCCTGCAAGGGCGTGTTCAGCCAACCGCAGGCTCTGGTCAACTATCTACATCTCAAGCAGGGCCAGGAAGTGGCCCGTCACCTGGCTAACGCCGATATGGTCTACCTGATCGTACTGCAGGGCGAAGGGGTTTTCAACTTTGAGGAAAGGGATCATGTCATGAAACACGGCCAGCTGGCCGCGGTGACGCGGGGAACGCCGATGCACATAACAAATCGGGAGTCGGAAGACCTAAGTTTCATTGTGATAAAAACGCCCAATCCGGAGAACAAGTGA
- a CDS encoding YjbQ family protein, whose amino-acid sequence MKSYRQELWFNLPGRRGFVNITPQVEKCLKDSGITEGLCLVNAMHITASVFINDDEGGLHQDYEKWLEKLAPHEPVSQYLHNRTGEDNGDAHLKRQVMGREIVAAVTKGKLDFGPWEQIFYGEFDGRRKKRVLVKIIGE is encoded by the coding sequence ATGAAATCCTACCGCCAGGAACTTTGGTTCAACCTGCCAGGCCGCCGGGGATTTGTGAACATCACGCCCCAGGTGGAAAAATGCTTAAAGGATAGCGGCATTACCGAGGGCCTGTGCCTGGTCAACGCCATGCACATCACCGCCAGCGTTTTCATCAACGATGACGAGGGCGGCCTTCACCAGGACTACGAGAAATGGCTGGAGAAACTGGCTCCGCACGAGCCGGTATCGCAATACCTGCACAATAGGACCGGCGAGGACAACGGCGACGCCCACCTCAAGCGGCAGGTGATGGGCCGGGAGATCGTGGCGGCGGTGACCAAGGGAAAGCTGGACTTCGGACCCTGGGAGCAGATCTTCTACGGCGAGTTCGACGGCAGGCGGAAGAAGCGGGTGCTGGTGAAGATAATCGGGGAATAA
- a CDS encoding response regulator, whose product MPGYKILVADDEVNIVKIMEFELKKNGYEVFTANDGAEAFELAKQNTPDLILSDIMMPRMDGYELCQKVKEIPGMRGTPFIFLTAKTGMENRIQGYLLGASKYITKPCSRQDLIKAIDMRLKLAEQAKSLFAQKAKKFTGDLSIISVFSLLDMFFIGNWSGYVEMDSGDGHRGLLEINDSRISAWNLDGSNDEAALGNLLSWTQGKFTAEHV is encoded by the coding sequence ATGCCGGGATACAAAATTTTAGTGGCCGATGACGAGGTCAACATCGTCAAAATAATGGAGTTCGAGCTTAAGAAGAACGGTTACGAGGTCTTTACCGCCAACGACGGCGCCGAGGCCTTTGAACTGGCCAAGCAGAACACTCCTGATCTGATCCTCTCGGACATCATGATGCCCAGGATGGATGGGTACGAGCTATGCCAGAAGGTCAAGGAAATTCCCGGCATGCGGGGCACTCCGTTCATTTTCCTGACCGCCAAGACCGGCATGGAGAACCGCATCCAGGGCTATCTGCTGGGCGCCTCCAAGTACATCACCAAGCCCTGCAGCCGCCAGGACCTGATCAAGGCCATAGACATGCGGCTGAAGCTGGCCGAGCAGGCCAAGAGCCTTTTTGCCCAGAAGGCCAAGAAGTTCACCGGCGACCTGTCCATTATCTCGGTCTTCAGTTTATTGGACATGTTCTTCATCGGCAACTGGAGCGGCTACGTGGAGATGGACTCCGGCGACGGGCACCGTGGCCTGCTGGAGATAAACGACTCCCGGATAAGCGCCTGGAACCTGGACGGGAGCAACGACGAGGCTGCGCTGGGAAATCTGCTTTCCTGGACCCAGGGAAAATTCACCGCCGAGCATGTTTAA
- a CDS encoding YjbQ family protein: protein MHKIILSTGSRSQFLDITGRVQEIIAREKVKDGLALVWVPHTTAGLTVNENADPDVVRDILASLDRRFPWDDNYAHSEGNSAAHIKSSLMGCEKTLIIKDERLALGTWQGLYFCEFDGPRKREVWVKLVEGR from the coding sequence CTGCATAAAATAATCCTTTCCACCGGGTCCCGCTCCCAGTTTCTGGACATCACCGGCCGGGTGCAGGAGATAATTGCCCGGGAAAAGGTCAAGGACGGACTGGCCCTGGTCTGGGTGCCCCACACCACCGCCGGGCTGACCGTCAACGAAAACGCCGACCCCGACGTGGTCCGGGACATTCTGGCCTCTTTGGACAGGCGGTTTCCCTGGGACGACAACTACGCCCACTCCGAGGGCAATTCGGCCGCCCACATCAAGTCCAGCCTGATGGGCTGTGAGAAGACCTTGATCATAAAAGACGAACGTTTGGCCCTGGGAACCTGGCAGGGGCTGTATTTCTGCGAGTTTGACGGGCCCAGGAAACGGGAGGTCTGGGTGAAGCTGGTGGAGGGACGATAA
- a CDS encoding thioesterase family protein, whose protein sequence is MARIKIDLPPKFSFETEMPVRITDINYGGHLGNDALLGLIHEARLRFLKSMGYSEHDVEGAGIIMSDAAIVYQAECFYGDVLKFQVTAGEFSRAGCDIFYQVTNAKTGGPVGGAKTGIVFYDYRNKKVLPVPEGFRKRFE, encoded by the coding sequence ATGGCCCGGATAAAGATAGACCTTCCCCCAAAATTCAGCTTTGAAACGGAGATGCCTGTGCGGATCACCGACATCAACTACGGCGGGCACCTGGGCAACGATGCACTGCTGGGGCTGATCCACGAGGCCCGGCTGAGGTTCCTGAAGAGCATGGGTTACAGCGAGCATGATGTCGAAGGCGCGGGGATAATCATGTCCGACGCGGCCATCGTCTACCAGGCCGAGTGCTTTTACGGCGATGTCCTTAAGTTTCAGGTTACCGCCGGGGAATTCTCCCGGGCCGGCTGCGACATATTTTACCAGGTCACCAACGCCAAGACCGGAGGCCCCGTGGGCGGGGCCAAGACCGGGATAGTGTTCTATGATTACCGGAACAAGAAGGTATTGCCGGTGCCGGAGGGATTTAGGAAGAGGTTTGAGTGA
- a CDS encoding Rrf2 family transcriptional regulator — MLLTKRNEYALQAMILLARQKEGEPVPASALAKKLKTTPAFMSKIAQQLSGAGLVRSQKGKNGGLFLGRPAQKILVKQIFSAVDGTLLVSACLNEGRCKHHVCPIYPALTKLQKDLDNQLNSAKLSIFV, encoded by the coding sequence ATGCTTCTGACCAAACGCAACGAGTACGCCCTGCAGGCCATGATCCTGCTGGCTCGCCAAAAGGAAGGAGAGCCAGTGCCGGCCTCGGCCCTGGCCAAAAAATTAAAGACCACTCCGGCCTTCATGTCCAAGATAGCCCAGCAGCTTTCCGGGGCCGGTCTGGTAAGGTCCCAAAAGGGCAAGAACGGGGGGCTGTTCCTGGGCCGGCCGGCCCAAAAGATACTGGTAAAACAGATCTTTTCGGCGGTGGACGGGACGCTTTTGGTCAGCGCCTGCCTGAACGAGGGCCGCTGTAAGCACCATGTCTGCCCGATCTATCCGGCCCTGACCAAACTACAGAAAGACCTGGACAACCAGCTTAATTCGGCCAAACTGTCAATCTTTGTTTGA
- a CDS encoding 4Fe-4S dicluster domain-containing protein, which yields MKRKIVQIDQEKCNGCGECIPNCVEGALKIVDGKARLVGDKYCDGLGACLGHCPQDAIRVVEREAEAFDENIVRAIHESPLRDKTNNSPACACPGSQIRQKLPSPATANVTTVNSQLAHWPIQLHLVPVNVPFFQDADLLIAASCTPFSYGDFHTVMLAGKSLIIACPKLDKTEPYLEKLTEIFRQNDIKSVTVAIMEVPCCQGLLRLVRQSLKDSGKRMSITVETITVKGERL from the coding sequence ATGAAACGCAAGATAGTCCAGATAGACCAGGAAAAATGCAACGGCTGCGGAGAATGCATCCCCAACTGCGTGGAGGGCGCGCTGAAGATCGTGGACGGCAAGGCCCGGCTGGTGGGCGACAAATACTGCGACGGGTTGGGGGCCTGCCTGGGACATTGTCCCCAGGATGCCATCAGGGTGGTGGAGCGCGAGGCCGAGGCCTTCGATGAAAATATCGTAAGGGCGATTCATGAATCGCCCTTACGGGATAAAACAAATAATTCCCCGGCCTGCGCCTGTCCCGGATCGCAGATCCGGCAGAAACTTCCATCCCCGGCAACTGCAAACGTTACAACTGTAAACTCTCAACTGGCTCATTGGCCCATCCAACTGCACCTGGTGCCGGTCAACGTCCCGTTCTTCCAGGATGCCGATCTGCTTATCGCCGCCTCCTGCACGCCTTTTTCCTACGGGGATTTTCACACCGTGATGCTGGCCGGTAAATCGCTGATAATAGCCTGCCCCAAACTGGACAAGACAGAGCCGTATCTGGAAAAGCTGACGGAGATATTCCGGCAGAACGACATCAAATCCGTTACCGTGGCCATCATGGAAGTGCCATGCTGCCAGGGTTTGCTGCGGCTGGTGCGCCAGTCGCTGAAGGACTCGGGGAAGAGAATGTCTATTACTGTAGAAACAATCACCGTAAAAGGCGAAAGGCTATGA
- a CDS encoding zf-HC2 domain-containing protein, with the protein MKHTEQHTFTPEQIGAYYDGQLTETERLEVEQHLKQCAACQAVLTELSLVDKAVEKAEGIKTPEGYFQTFGSAVANRIAQQKLAPQKEAKRFSWGWVTAAAALASLAIVLVSGDLTKPRLYRSVPEEQRTVLLEAPAISQPTAADEAKYQAPAQSSKSLEAAPELNLAEAPAEEAGEETPAQEIRKMEAAPEMDLAEVSMEKEAPSAAPAKRAKSMEMAASISSHAIGSAGISDKKDLAAKPASVQASVKGASSPAPAPVSLATSQVSPSSVETVTVIEICLPDGNKDCPEPKVRSAIRINLDGI; encoded by the coding sequence ATGAAACACACAGAACAACATACATTCACGCCGGAGCAGATAGGCGCCTACTACGACGGCCAGCTGACGGAGACCGAACGGCTTGAGGTCGAACAGCACCTGAAGCAATGCGCCGCCTGCCAAGCCGTTTTGACTGAGCTGTCCCTGGTGGACAAGGCCGTGGAAAAAGCCGAGGGCATCAAAACCCCCGAGGGCTATTTCCAGACCTTTGGCTCGGCCGTGGCCAACCGCATCGCCCAACAGAAACTGGCTCCGCAGAAAGAAGCCAAAAGATTCAGCTGGGGCTGGGTAACCGCCGCCGCCGCTTTGGCCAGCCTGGCCATTGTGCTGGTCTCCGGCGACCTGACCAAACCCCGCCTGTACCGCTCCGTTCCGGAAGAACAAAGGACAGTTTTGCTGGAAGCCCCAGCCATATCCCAACCAACCGCTGCGGATGAGGCAAAATATCAGGCCCCGGCCCAAAGTTCAAAAAGCCTGGAAGCCGCTCCGGAATTGAACCTGGCCGAAGCTCCCGCCGAAGAGGCGGGTGAAGAGACACCTGCCCAAGAAATCCGGAAAATGGAAGCTGCGCCGGAGATGGACCTGGCTGAGGTCTCCATGGAAAAAGAAGCTCCTTCAGCGGCCCCGGCCAAGCGAGCCAAAAGCATGGAAATGGCCGCTTCCATCAGTTCCCACGCAATTGGCTCTGCCGGGATATCAGACAAAAAAGACCTGGCCGCAAAACCTGCCTCAGTACAGGCCTCGGTTAAAGGGGCTTCATCACCGGCTCCGGCCCCGGTTTCTCTGGCTACTTCGCAGGTCAGCCCCTCCTCGGTGGAGACGGTCACGGTGATAGAGATCTGTCTGCCCGACGGAAACAAGGACTGCCCCGAGCCCAAGGTAAGATCGGCCATCAGGATAAACCTGGACGGAATATAA
- a CDS encoding NAD(P)/FAD-dependent oxidoreductase: MKPYDLIIIGGGPAGIGAALQAGREGRKVLLAEKDILGGRLNHAFWVKNFPLAGPEGSSGKTIVRGLVKQLKSLDIGTIQGTCQAIDHKGVCFVSLINDHLYNSRSVVMAGGLEPKKLLVPGAGKAFEQKRLVYYWDDIPGQLKDKSIAVIGGGEVALDQACSLAAKGAKATVLVRGDKVKAYPGLIKMAEGLGVKIKYGSIIDRISLNGQELVLHGSENRNIKCDRAVVAIGSSVPGTIIYSQAKKLLNKGLYLAGDLANKDHKQAAIAFGSGVQAAMLADLTLYPSPNTSTGSATLGEGRVKRSK, encoded by the coding sequence ATGAAACCATACGACCTCATAATCATCGGCGGGGGGCCGGCCGGGATCGGCGCGGCCCTGCAGGCCGGGCGCGAGGGGCGCAAAGTACTGTTGGCCGAAAAGGACATTTTGGGCGGCCGGCTTAACCATGCCTTTTGGGTAAAGAACTTTCCTCTGGCCGGGCCGGAAGGAAGTTCCGGGAAAACAATCGTCCGTGGACTGGTGAAACAGTTGAAGAGCCTTGATATTGGCACGATCCAAGGCACTTGTCAGGCTATAGACCATAAAGGCGTATGTTTTGTCTCTTTGATAAACGACCACTTGTACAATTCCCGGTCGGTGGTCATGGCCGGGGGGCTGGAGCCCAAGAAGCTCCTCGTCCCCGGCGCTGGGAAAGCCTTTGAACAGAAACGCTTGGTTTACTACTGGGACGATATTCCTGGGCAACTGAAAGACAAGAGTATAGCAGTCATCGGCGGCGGGGAAGTGGCTCTGGATCAGGCCTGTAGTCTGGCAGCCAAGGGGGCCAAGGCTACGGTGCTGGTTAGGGGCGATAAAGTGAAAGCCTATCCCGGTTTGATCAAAATGGCGGAAGGCCTGGGGGTGAAGATAAAATACGGTTCCATAATTGACAGGATCTCTTTGAACGGGCAGGAGCTGGTTCTCCATGGTTCAGAAAACAGGAACATTAAATGCGATCGGGCCGTGGTGGCCATAGGTTCATCTGTACCAGGGACAATTATCTATAGTCAAGCAAAAAAGCTCTTGAACAAAGGGCTGTATCTGGCCGGGGATCTGGCAAACAAGGATCACAAGCAAGCGGCCATTGCTTTTGGCAGCGGGGTACAAGCTGCCATGCTGGCTGACCTCACCCTTTATCCCTCTCCTAATACTTCGACCGGCTCAGCAACATTAGGAGAGGGAAGGGTCAAAAGGAGCAAATGA